One genomic window of Struthio camelus isolate bStrCam1 chromosome 1, bStrCam1.hap1, whole genome shotgun sequence includes the following:
- the PPARA gene encoding peroxisome proliferator-activated receptor alpha isoform X1 — protein sequence MVDTENQLYPLTPLEEDDIGSPLSGEFLQDMENIQDISQSLGDDSSGALSLTEFQSLGNGPGSDGSVITDTLSPASSPSSINFATAPGSIDESPSGALNIECRICGDKASGYHYGVHACEGCKGFFRRTIRLKLIYDKCDRNCKIQKKNRNKCQYCRFQKCLSVGMSHNAIRFGRMPRSEKAKLKAEILTGENYVEDSEMADLKSLAKRIHDAYLKNFNMNKVKARVILAGKTNNNPPFVIHDMDTLCMAEKTLVAKLVANGIQNKEAEVRIFHCCQCTSVETVTELTEFAKSIPGFSNLDLNDQVTLLKYGVYEAIFAMLASVMNKDGMLVAYGNGFITREFLKSLRKPFCDIMEPKFDFAMKFNALELDDSDISLFVAAIICCGDRPGLVNVGHIEKMQESIVHVLKLHLQTNHPDDIFLFPKLLQKMADLRQLVTEHAQLVQIIKKTESDAHLHPLLQEIYRDMY from the exons ATGGTGGACACTGAAAACCAGCTTTATCCGCTTACTCCGTTGGAGGAGGATGATATAGGCAGTCCTTTGTCTGGAGAGTTCCTACAAGATATGGAGAATATTCAAGACATCTCTCAGTCTCTAGGTGATGATAGCTCTGGAGCTTTAAGTTTGACAGAGTTCCAATCATTGGGAAATGGTCCAGGATCTGATGGATCAGTTATAACAG acaCTCTTTCACCAGCATCCAGTCCTTCATCCATTAATTTTGCCACAGCTCCAGGTAGCATAGATGAATCACCCAGTGGAGCATTAAACATTGAATGTAGAATTTGTGGGGATAAAGCCTCAGGCTACCATTACGGAGTACATGCTTGTGAAGGTTGTAAG GGTTTTTTTAGGAGAACAATTCGACTAAAACTCATCTATGATAAATGTGATCGCAActgcaaaattcagaaaaaaaatcgtAATAAGTGCCAATACTGTCGTTTCCAAAAGTGCCTTTCAGTTGGAATGTCGCATAATG CAATACGTTTTGGACGAATGCCAAGGTCTGAGAAGGCAAAGTTAAAAGCAGAAATTCTAACAGGTGAAAATTATGTAGAAGATTCAGAAATGGCAGATCTTAAATCACTTGCCAAAAGAATTCATGACGCCTACCTGAAAAACTTCAATATGAACAAGGTTAAAGCCAGAGTCATCCTTGCTGGGAAAACTAATAACAATCCA cCATTTGTTATACATGATATGGATACCTTGTGTATGGCAGAGAAGACCCTGGTGGCAAAACTGGTAGCCAATGGAATTCAGAATAAGGAAGCAGAAGTTCGAATCTTCCATTGTTGCCAGTGCACCTCTGTAGAGACTGTCACAGAACTTACTGAATTTGCCAAATCTATCCCTGGCTTCTCCAATCTTGACTTGAATGATCAAGTAACACTGTTAAAATACGGAGTTTATGAAGCCATATTTGCCATGTTAGCTTCTGTGATGAACAAAGATGGCATGCTGGTAGCCTATGGAAATGGTTTTATAACCCGGGAGTTCCTGAAAAGTCTGAGAAAGCCATTCTGTGATATAATGGAGCCAAAATTTGATTTTGCAATGAAATTCAATGCACTGGAGTTGGATGATAGCGATATATCCCTTTTTGTGGCTGCTATCATTTGCTGTGGAG ATCGTCCTGGTCTTGTAAATGTAGGACACATTGAAAAAATGCAAGAGAGCATTGTGCATGTACTGAAACTTCACTTGCAAACCAACCATCCTGATGACATCTTCCTCTTCCCAAAACTTCTTCAGAAAATGGCTGACCTCCGACAACTTGTGACAGAGCATGCTCAACTTGTTCAGATAATTAAGAAGACTGAATCTGATGCACATTTACACCCTTTACTACAGGAAATCTACAGGGATATGTATTaa
- the PPARA gene encoding peroxisome proliferator-activated receptor alpha isoform X3, with protein MVDTENQLYPLTPLEEDDIGSPLSGEFLQDMENIQDISQSLGDDSSGALSLTEFQSLGNGPGSDGSVITDTLSPASSPSSINFATAPGSIDESPSGALNIECRICGDKASGYHYGVHACEGCKGFFRRTIRLKLIYDKCDRNCKIQKKNRNKCQYCRFQKCLSVGMSHNAIRFGRMPRSEKAKLKAEILTGENYVEDSEMADLKSLAKRIHDAYLKNFNMNKVKARVILAGKTNNNPPFVIHDMDTLCMAEKTLVAKLVANGIQNKEAEVRIFHCCQCTSVETVTELTEFAKSIPGFSNLDLNDQVTLLKYGVYEAIFAMLASVMNKDGMLVAYGNGFITREFLKSLRKPFCDIMEPKFDFAMKFNALELDDSDISLFVAAIICCGDNRGH; from the exons ATGGTGGACACTGAAAACCAGCTTTATCCGCTTACTCCGTTGGAGGAGGATGATATAGGCAGTCCTTTGTCTGGAGAGTTCCTACAAGATATGGAGAATATTCAAGACATCTCTCAGTCTCTAGGTGATGATAGCTCTGGAGCTTTAAGTTTGACAGAGTTCCAATCATTGGGAAATGGTCCAGGATCTGATGGATCAGTTATAACAG acaCTCTTTCACCAGCATCCAGTCCTTCATCCATTAATTTTGCCACAGCTCCAGGTAGCATAGATGAATCACCCAGTGGAGCATTAAACATTGAATGTAGAATTTGTGGGGATAAAGCCTCAGGCTACCATTACGGAGTACATGCTTGTGAAGGTTGTAAG GGTTTTTTTAGGAGAACAATTCGACTAAAACTCATCTATGATAAATGTGATCGCAActgcaaaattcagaaaaaaaatcgtAATAAGTGCCAATACTGTCGTTTCCAAAAGTGCCTTTCAGTTGGAATGTCGCATAATG CAATACGTTTTGGACGAATGCCAAGGTCTGAGAAGGCAAAGTTAAAAGCAGAAATTCTAACAGGTGAAAATTATGTAGAAGATTCAGAAATGGCAGATCTTAAATCACTTGCCAAAAGAATTCATGACGCCTACCTGAAAAACTTCAATATGAACAAGGTTAAAGCCAGAGTCATCCTTGCTGGGAAAACTAATAACAATCCA cCATTTGTTATACATGATATGGATACCTTGTGTATGGCAGAGAAGACCCTGGTGGCAAAACTGGTAGCCAATGGAATTCAGAATAAGGAAGCAGAAGTTCGAATCTTCCATTGTTGCCAGTGCACCTCTGTAGAGACTGTCACAGAACTTACTGAATTTGCCAAATCTATCCCTGGCTTCTCCAATCTTGACTTGAATGATCAAGTAACACTGTTAAAATACGGAGTTTATGAAGCCATATTTGCCATGTTAGCTTCTGTGATGAACAAAGATGGCATGCTGGTAGCCTATGGAAATGGTTTTATAACCCGGGAGTTCCTGAAAAGTCTGAGAAAGCCATTCTGTGATATAATGGAGCCAAAATTTGATTTTGCAATGAAATTCAATGCACTGGAGTTGGATGATAGCGATATATCCCTTTTTGTGGCTGCTATCATTTGCTGTGGAG ATAACCGTGGACATTGA
- the PPARA gene encoding peroxisome proliferator-activated receptor alpha isoform X2 yields MVDTENQLYPLTPLEEDDIGSPLSGEFLQDMENIQDISQSLGDDSSGALSLTEFQSLGNGPGSDGSVITDTLSPASSPSSINFATAPGSIDESPSGALNIECRICGDKASGYHYGVHACEGCKGFFRRTIRLKLIYDKCDRNCKIQKKNRNKCQYCRFQKCLSVGMSHNAIRFGRMPRSEKAKLKAEILTGENYVEDSEMADLKSLAKRIHDAYLKNFNMNKVKARVILAGKTNNNPPFVIHDMDTLCMAEKTLVAKLVANGIQNKEAEVRIFHCCQCTSVETVTELTEFAKSIPGFSNLDLNDQVTLLKYGVYEAIFAMLASVMNKDGMLVAYGNGFITREFLKSLRKPFCDIMEPKFDFAMKFNALELDDSDISLFVAAIICCGEADAAYNFDLGHSLTGSHKFCANVLLC; encoded by the exons ATGGTGGACACTGAAAACCAGCTTTATCCGCTTACTCCGTTGGAGGAGGATGATATAGGCAGTCCTTTGTCTGGAGAGTTCCTACAAGATATGGAGAATATTCAAGACATCTCTCAGTCTCTAGGTGATGATAGCTCTGGAGCTTTAAGTTTGACAGAGTTCCAATCATTGGGAAATGGTCCAGGATCTGATGGATCAGTTATAACAG acaCTCTTTCACCAGCATCCAGTCCTTCATCCATTAATTTTGCCACAGCTCCAGGTAGCATAGATGAATCACCCAGTGGAGCATTAAACATTGAATGTAGAATTTGTGGGGATAAAGCCTCAGGCTACCATTACGGAGTACATGCTTGTGAAGGTTGTAAG GGTTTTTTTAGGAGAACAATTCGACTAAAACTCATCTATGATAAATGTGATCGCAActgcaaaattcagaaaaaaaatcgtAATAAGTGCCAATACTGTCGTTTCCAAAAGTGCCTTTCAGTTGGAATGTCGCATAATG CAATACGTTTTGGACGAATGCCAAGGTCTGAGAAGGCAAAGTTAAAAGCAGAAATTCTAACAGGTGAAAATTATGTAGAAGATTCAGAAATGGCAGATCTTAAATCACTTGCCAAAAGAATTCATGACGCCTACCTGAAAAACTTCAATATGAACAAGGTTAAAGCCAGAGTCATCCTTGCTGGGAAAACTAATAACAATCCA cCATTTGTTATACATGATATGGATACCTTGTGTATGGCAGAGAAGACCCTGGTGGCAAAACTGGTAGCCAATGGAATTCAGAATAAGGAAGCAGAAGTTCGAATCTTCCATTGTTGCCAGTGCACCTCTGTAGAGACTGTCACAGAACTTACTGAATTTGCCAAATCTATCCCTGGCTTCTCCAATCTTGACTTGAATGATCAAGTAACACTGTTAAAATACGGAGTTTATGAAGCCATATTTGCCATGTTAGCTTCTGTGATGAACAAAGATGGCATGCTGGTAGCCTATGGAAATGGTTTTATAACCCGGGAGTTCCTGAAAAGTCTGAGAAAGCCATTCTGTGATATAATGGAGCCAAAATTTGATTTTGCAATGAAATTCAATGCACTGGAGTTGGATGATAGCGATATATCCCTTTTTGTGGCTGCTATCATTTGCTGTGGAG AGGCAGATGCAGCTTATAACTTTGATCTTGGACACTCGCTGACTGGATCACACAAGTTCTGCGCAAATGTGCTGCTCTGTTGA
- the CDPF1 gene encoding cysteine-rich DPF motif domain-containing protein 1, translating into MESHKEAQPKGEFKCQLCGLTAPYTYYGQKPPNTRSIVLLEESYVMKDPFTPEKDKFLILGSQCSLCSRSVCVGTECSLFYSKRFCLPCVNDNLKGFPLEIQDDMDKRKTQAKSFPSKKMDART; encoded by the exons ATGGAGTCTCACAAAGAAGCTCAGCCTAAAGGAGAGTTCAAATGTCAGTTATGTGGCTTAACAGCTCCATATACCTACTATGGGCAGAAGCCACCAAACACACGCTCTATTGT GCTTTTGGAAGAAAGCTATGTCATGAAGGATCCTTTCACCCCTGAAAAGGACAAATTCCTCATCCTTGGGTCTCAGTGCAGTTTGTGTAGCAGATCAGTGTGTGTCGGTACG GAGTGTAGCCTGTTTTACTCCAAAAGGTTTTGTCTCCCCTGTGTGAATGACAACCTGAAgggttttcctttggaaatacaAGACGATATGGATAAAAGGAAGACCCAAGCAAAATCCTTCCCCTCTAAAAAAATGGATGCAAGGACTTAA